The genomic window AACTATTGCAGGACGTTGAAGGCATTCAATTCATCTACTTCACCGAAAAGGATGTCGTCCGCCACGAACTGGTGAAAAAGATCATCACCGCCTACGATAAAAACGGCGGCGGGTGATCGCCCCCTCTGATGTTTCTCCCATGAAACCTCGAGATCTCTTTTCCAAAGCGCCCAAACTCCGGAAAATCCACCCATCTTAAACCCACATTTCCCCTATGGATATCCAGCTTCAAAACGACCAGGCGGTGCATGGCATTGACTCCGGGAAACTTGAAACGCATGCCAAAAAGATCATGCAGGCGTTGGGGCACAAGGAGGGGGAACTCAGCATTTTACTTGTAGACGACGCAAAAATTCGCAAACTGAATCAGCAATATCGAAATATGGACTCGGCAACCGATGTTCTCTCCTTTCCCCAGAATGAAGGAGAAGACGCGGAATTCATTTCCCATATTCTCGGGGACGTGGTAATTTCTGTAGAAACGGCTGAGCGGCAGGCAAAAGAACATCGCTTCTCCCTGGACCAGGAGTTGGTTCTACTGCTCATTCACGGCACGCTTCACCTTTTGGGACACGACCACGAGCATTCTCCTGAGGAAGAAAAAATTATGAAGCGAAAGACCTGGGAGTTATTTGACGCCATTTTTCCCGGCACGGCGCCTTCCGATTCCTGCCAGTATTGAACGGGTTTCACAAATAGGGAATTGCAACGATGAAGCAAATTTGGGCCCCGTGGCGAATGGAGTACATCGAAGAAGATAAATCCGGCGAGTGCATTTTCTGCACCCTGCCCAGCGCCGAAGCAGATGAAAAAAATTTCATCCTCTACAGAGGAACTCACTGCTTCATCATCATGAACATTTTCCCTTATAACACCGGCCACATCATGGTCTCCCCTTACAAGCACCTTTCGTGCATCACCCAGCTCGAGGAAAACGAGTTTTTCGAAATCAACCGCCTGACCCAGAAATGCGTCGAAATTCTGCGAGCCGTCAAATCGCCGGAGGGGTTCAACATCGGCGTCAACGTCGGTAAAGCCGGCGGCGCCGGGTTTGATGAGCACATCCACGTTCACATCGTCCCCCGCTGGAACGGGGACACCAATTACATGCCGGTTCTAGCCGAAACCAAAGTTCACCCGGAACACCTTCGAGCCACATACGATAATCTGTTGCCGCATTTTAATAACATTTCCCTTTAGATTTTCAGCATGGCACCCGGAGAAAAGATCAGGGACCCGTCGGAAGACGAAACCCCGATGATGCAGCAGTACCAGCGCATCAAAAGGGAATGCTCCGATGCCCTTTTATTTTTCCGTATGGGAGACTTCTATGAAATGTTTAACGAAGACGCCAGGATCGCATCCCGCATCCTGGAAATTGCGCTTACCTCGCGCAGTAAAAACAAAGCCAATTCGATCCCCATGTGCGGCGTGCCCCACCATGCCGCCAACGCCTACATCTCCAAACTGATCAAAGCCGGGAAAAAAGTCGCTCTCTGTGAACAAACCGAAGACCCTAAATTAGCTAAAGGTTTAGTGCGGCGCGAAATCGTCCGCATCGTGACACCGGGAACGGTCCTGGACGATGCCCTTCTTGACCCCAAGAGCAACCACTTCGTGGTATCTCTGTTCTTTGGCAAAGACGGGCTGGGCCTTGCGGCCCTCGACATTTCCACCGGGCTGTTCAAAGTCACCGAAATCAATGGAGACAATACAAGTTCTTTCCTTGCGGACGAACTGGAGAAAATCGACCCCAGAGAGATTCTCGTTCCAGAGTCACGGGCAGGAGAAACCAACGGCAGCATGCCCTGGTCGGGCAACGAAAATATCTATGCCCACAGCGGTGAAGACTGGACGTTCTCTTTCGGCGAAGCCTACCGGAAATTGCTCGAGCATTTTAAAACCGGTTCTCTGGAAGGGTTTGGTTGCGAACATTTAAAGCTGGCGATCTCCGCCGCAGGAGCCCTGATCCATTACCTTCACGAGACCCAGAAGTCCGCCCTTCAACACATCACCGCGCTTTCCACGTATCATATCGAAAACTCCATGCTTCTCGATCAGACCACCATCAAAAGCCTGGAATTGATCCAGGCGAGCGATGGGAGCCGCAAAAATTCTCTGTTGGATTTATTGGAAACAACGCAAACCCCCATGGGCGCAAGAAGGGTCAAGGAGTGGATTCTCAAACCGCTGATCGACCGGGAGGCCATCGAAGAACGTCTTTCACAGGTCCATGCGTTTGTGGAAAACCCGCTTCTCAGAAAAGACATGCGCGAGCAGTTGCAGAAAATTCACGATCTGGAACGTCTGGTCGGGCGAATTTCCCTGTCGATGTCAAGCCCCCGCGATTTGATGGCGCTTAAAAATTCCATCGAAACCTTTCCGTCCATTCTTGCACTGCTCAGCCGATTTCCCGCGGAAGCCGTTTCACAATATGCAGAAACCTGGGACAATCTCGAAGATGTATTTCGACTCATCGATGAAAAGATCGTGGACGAACCCCCAGCCACCTTGAAAGACGGGCATCTCATCAAACCGGGATGCGATCAGGAACTCGACCGGTTAAAATCGATCAGCAAAGATGGAAAAACCTGGATCGCCGCTCTCGAAACCAAAGAAAAAGAGCGGACCGGAATCCCGGTTTTAAAAGTCGGTTATAACAAAATCTACGGCTATTACATCGAAATCACCAAAAAGAATATCGACCGCGTTCCTGCAGAATACATCCGCAAACAATCCCTGGTCAACGCCGAGCGCTACATCTCTCCGGAATTGAAAGAGTACGAAGTCGAAATCACCGGAGCGGAAGAAAAAATAACCGAGTTGGAATTTCAGCTCTTTCAAAAAATCCGGGAAGACATCTCCAGAGAAGGCCCGCGCATCCAGACCATGGCCCGGACCATTGCTAAGATCGACGCCCTGTTTTCCTTTGCTGAAACGGCCCATCAATACAACTATTGCCGCCCCACCCTGCTTGAAGACCCCACACTCTGCCTTAAAAACGGCAGACATCCGCTGGTTGAAAAAATCGATCCCCTCAATCAGTTCATTCCCAACGACACCGTTCTGGACTCCACCGACAACC from Nitrospinaceae bacterium includes these protein-coding regions:
- the mutS gene encoding DNA mismatch repair protein MutS, with product MAPGEKIRDPSEDETPMMQQYQRIKRECSDALLFFRMGDFYEMFNEDARIASRILEIALTSRSKNKANSIPMCGVPHHAANAYISKLIKAGKKVALCEQTEDPKLAKGLVRREIVRIVTPGTVLDDALLDPKSNHFVVSLFFGKDGLGLAALDISTGLFKVTEINGDNTSSFLADELEKIDPREILVPESRAGETNGSMPWSGNENIYAHSGEDWTFSFGEAYRKLLEHFKTGSLEGFGCEHLKLAISAAGALIHYLHETQKSALQHITALSTYHIENSMLLDQTTIKSLELIQASDGSRKNSLLDLLETTQTPMGARRVKEWILKPLIDREAIEERLSQVHAFVENPLLRKDMREQLQKIHDLERLVGRISLSMSSPRDLMALKNSIETFPSILALLSRFPAEAVSQYAETWDNLEDVFRLIDEKIVDEPPATLKDGHLIKPGCDQELDRLKSISKDGKTWIAALETKEKERTGIPVLKVGYNKIYGYYIEITKKNIDRVPAEYIRKQSLVNAERYISPELKEYEVEITGAEEKITELEFQLFQKIREDISREGPRIQTMARTIAKIDALFSFAETAHQYNYCRPTLLEDPTLCLKNGRHPLVEKIDPLNQFIPNDTVLDSTDNQIMIITGPNMAGKSTFLRQVALITLMAQIGSFVPADEARIGVVDRIFSRVGAQDHLLKGQSTFMVEMNEAANILNNATARSLIILDEIGRGTSTFDGISIAWSIVEYLHALNGEQGGPKTLFATHYHELTDLALVLPGVNNFNVQVKEWNDEIIFLRKIVSGGADKSYGIQVARLAGLPEKVLKRALEVLDNLEKSEFDESGRPKISHSEEAPANLGPQQLTMFGEDFSPLLKKLDDLNPDDLTPRQALDLLFEFKDLRKKPKM
- a CDS encoding HIT family hydrolase, producing the protein MKQIWAPWRMEYIEEDKSGECIFCTLPSAEADEKNFILYRGTHCFIIMNIFPYNTGHIMVSPYKHLSCITQLEENEFFEINRLTQKCVEILRAVKSPEGFNIGVNVGKAGGAGFDEHIHVHIVPRWNGDTNYMPVLAETKVHPEHLRATYDNLLPHFNNISL